From the Actinomadura luzonensis genome, the window GGTGCGGCGGGCGTCCTCGCCGGTGTTGTCGCGCAGCTCCAGGAACTCCTCGATGTCGGCGTGCCAGGTCTCCAGGTAGACGCAGGCCGCGCCCTTGCGTCGGCCGCCCTGGTTGACCGCCGCCACGGAGGCGTCGAGGGTGCGCAGCCACGGGACGATGCCGTTGGAGTGGCCGTTGGTGCCGCGGATCAGCGAGCCGCGGGCGCGGACCCTGGTCCAGGAGATGCCGATGCCGCCGGCGTACTTGGACAGGCGGGCGACCTGGCCGTAGCGCTCGTAGATGCCCTCCAGCTCGTCGCGCGGCGAGTCGAGCAGGAAGCACGACGACAGCTGCGGGCGGCGCGCGCCGGAGTTGAACAGCGTCGGCGAGCTGGGCAGGTACGACAGCGTCGACATCAGCCGGTACAGCTCGGCGGCCTCGGCCACGCTCTCCGACAGCCCGCAGGCCACGCGCAGGAAGAAGTGCTGCGGGCGCTCCAGCACGGCCCGGGTCTCGGGGTGGCGCAGAAGGTAGCGGTCGTAGACGGTGCGCAGGCCGAAATACTCGAATCGGTCGTCGGCGCCGTCCTCGACGAGGGCGTCCAGCTCGGCGGCGTGGTCGGCGACGAACGCGGCCAGCCGGTCCTGCACCAGCCCGGCCGCGTGGGTGGCGGCCACCGACTCGGAGAACGCGCGCACGCCGTGGCCGGCGGCCTCCTCGGCGATCTCCTCGGCCAGCAGCCGGGCGGCGGTCCGGGAGTTGGCCGGGTCGGTGATGACCCGGGCCGCGGCCTCCTCGATGGCCAGCCGCCGGGCGGTCCGGTCCGCGCCGGCGGCGGGGGCTGGGGCGGGCGCGGGGGCTGGGGCGGGGGCGGGCTCGGCGCCCGGTCCGGCGGCGGGCAGGCGCGGGTCAACCTCAGCGATCTGCGTCACGTGCTCTCCTCGCGAGCTCATTCCGGCAGGAGGGCACGCCGAGGAAGCGCGCGGGCAGGCCGCGTCGCCCCGCCGGCCCTCCCTCGAGGCCATGGACGGTCATCACGCCGCGGGCAGGTCTTCGGGCTCGCGGGCACGCCTCACCGGCGCCTACTGGCCGTCGCTTCCCGGATCCCTCCAGTGCTGAATGACGGCGGTCGTTCCCGCTCACCGCTGCGGGGCAGCCCCGGAATCACACCGGGTTCCCTTTCACTCCGCCCCGGGGGGCGAACCAGCGACGAGCAGGATCCTACATCTAGTGGCCGTTCCCGCAACTACCACCACAGGTTGTGGCTCTCACCGAGTCGACGAGCCCCAGGTCACCGAGAACGGCCCGGGTGCGCCCGGCCTCGGCGGCCAGCCAGAGCACGAAGTCGTCGCCGCTGAGCGGGATCGAGACCCAACCGGCGGCCCGGCAGGCGGCCAGCCAGCCGGTCGAGGAGGTCACCTCCTCGCACATGCGCACGGCGGCCTCGCGGGCGTCGTCCGGCATGCCGCCGGGGCCGAAGGCGGCGGTCCAGTCGGCGAAGTCGACCCGCACGCCGGACTCCAGCAGCGTCGGCGCGTCCACCTCGGGGACGCGGTGGGCGCAGGAGACCGCGAGGGCCCGCACCCGCCCGGCGCCGAGGCTCTCCCGCCAGTCGGCGAGCGCGCCGGCGGCGGCCGCGGCCTGGCCGGACAGCAGCGCCGCGACGGCCTCCCTGCTGCTGGGATAGCCGGTGTAGTCGACCTGCCGGGTGTCGGCGCCGATGCCCTTGGCGATGAGGCCGAACAGCAGGTGGTCGGGATCGCCCTGGGGGCCGCCGGCCAGCAGCGTCTCGCCCGGGCGGGCCACGAGGTGGGCGGCGAAGTCGTCGAAGTCCTTGAAACGGGAGTTGTCCGGCACGACGACGACCTCGACGTCGCCGGCCAGCCGGGCGAGGGGGGTGGCCGCGTCGAGCAGCGTCTGGCCCTGGTTCAGCTCGGCGGCGGCCATCGCGGCCAGGCCGCTCACGGTGACCTTGGTGCCGGCGCCGGTCTCGTACCCGGCGGCGCGGGCGGCGCCGACCAGCGCCTGCCCGACGTGGCTCCAGCGGCGGGCGGCCGGGTTGATGGAGAAGCGGGCCCGCAGCCCCGGCATCCGCCCGGCGACGCGCTGCGTGCCGCAGCCCGCCGCCAGCGGGACGGCCGCGATCCCGGACGTGGCCAGCAGGCAGGCCAGGAATCTCCGACGGCGCATGTGTCTCTCCCCCGAAGCCTCGCGAGTCCCCCCTTACCCGAAGTTATTGTCACATCACAGAGAGATACACATTTAACCGCCCGGCCCCGCCCAGCCCTATCTGCTGAAATTTGGCGAAATGTCGTTTTTTATGCGGAGGGCGGCTGATCGATTTTCCGCGCCACGCCCGCCATGAGCGACGACGGCAGCGCCCAGTCCCCCACGAGTTTCGGCCGGTCCGGCCGCCAGTCCACGGCCTGCACCAATCCCGGCGGCTCGAATGGGAGGTCCCCGAAGAACGCCCGGATCTCGGACGGCCGCCGGTCCGCTCCCCGGCCCCCGGACGAGCCGCGGTAGCCGCCCCGGGCGTGCTCCTCGTCCTCCAGCCGCCCCAGCGTGGTGGCGTGGCTGATCACCAGGAAGCTGCCGGGGGCGGCGCGCTCGCGCAGCCGGGCCACCGCCAGGTCCGGCCGGGCCGAGTCGGGCAGGAAGTGCAGGATCGACACCAGCAGGATGCCGACCGGCCGCGCCAGGTCGAGGTGGGCGCCGGCCTTGGCCAGCACGTCGTCGGCGTCCAGCAGGTCGGCCTGCACGCAGACGGCCCGGCCCGCGTCCGCCGCGAGCAGGGCCTGCGCGTGCGCGGCCACCACGGGGTCGTGGTCGACGTAGACGACCCGGGCCTCGGGCGCCACCTCGTGCGCGCTGCCCTGGGTCGGCAGCCCGCTGCCCAGGTCGAGGAACTGGCGGACCCCGGCGGCGGCCACGTAGCGCACGGCGCGCTGCAGGAAGGCCCGGTTCGCGCGGGCCAGCGGGACCGCCTCCGGGACCAGCTCGGCGAGCTGCTCGATGGCGAGGCGATCGACCGCGAAGTTGTCCGTCCCGCCGAGCATGTAGTCGTACATGCGTGCGAGATTGGGCCGTTGCTGGTCGAACTGCCGCACGCTATCAAATTTATGCCGTCCGGGGCCAGATAACACTACCCTGAGCTAATTGTGGCTCAATTGGAGTCAATTACTCGACAGTAACGCTCTTGGCGAGATTGCGCGGCTTGTCCACATCGCGGCCCAGCGCGACCGCCGCGTGGTAGGCCAGGAGCTGGAGCGGGATCGTGAGCAGGATCGGGTCGAGCTCGATCTCGTTCTTCGGCACCACGATGACGTCGTCGGCCAGCTTGGCCTCCGGCTCGCGGTGGCCGACCATGAGCACCTCGCCGCCGCGGGCGCGGATCTCGCCGAGCGTGGTGAGGTTCTTGTCCAGCAGCTCGTCGTCGGGGACGATCGCGACCGTCGGCATGTCGGGGCCGATCAGCGCGAGCGGGCCGTGCTTGAGCTCGCTCGCCGGGTACGCCTCGGCGTGCACGTACGAGATCTCCTTGAGCTTCTGCGCGCCCTCCCTGGCCACCGGGTAGCCGCGCACCCGGCCGACGAACATCATGCTCGGGTGGTGGGCGTACTTCTGCGCCAGCTCGGCGATCTTGTCACCCTGGGTGAGGATGTCGGAGATCTGGCCGGGCAGCCTGCGCAGGCCCTCCACGATGCGCCGCCCGTCGGCCGGCGACAGGTCGCGCACCCGGCCGAGGTGCAGCGCCAGCAGCGCGAAGGCGATCGCGGTGGAGGTGAACGCCTTGGTCGAGGCGACCGAGACCTCGGGGCCGGCGTGCAGGTAGATGCCGCCGTCCACCTCGCGGGCGATGGCGCTGCCCACGGCGTTGACGATGCCGATCACCCGGCCGCCCTTGCGCTTGAGCTCCTGGACGGCGGCCAGCGTGTCGTAGGTCTCGCCGGACTGGCTGATCGCGACGTAGAGGGTGTCGGGGTCGACGACCGGGTTGCGGTAGCGGAACTCGCTGGCCGGCTCGGCGTCGGCCGGGATGCGCGCCAGCTCCTCGATGAGCTGCGCCCCGATCTGGCCCGAGTAGTATGCCGACCCGCAGCCGATGATCTTCACCCGGCGGAACGAGCGGGTCTCGCGGGCGTCCATGTTGAGCCCGCCGAGGTGCGCCACGTGGAAGCGCTCGTCGAGGCGGCCGGACATGGTGCGGGTGATCGTCTCGGGCTGCTCGGAGATCTCCTTGAGCAGGTAGTGCTCGTAGCCGCCGGTGTCGTAGTGGCCGGCGTCCCAGTCGACGGTCAGCGGCTCCTTGGCGGTCTCGCGGGCGTCGCTGGCGAAGGTGTGGAAGCCGTCGGCCTTGAGCACGGCCAGCTCGCCGTCCTCCAGGTGCACGACCTGGCGGGTGTAGCGGATCAGGGCGGCGACGTCGGAGGCGGCGAACATCTCCTTCTCGCCGATGCCGAGCACGATCGGGCTGCCGTTGCGGGCCACGACCACCTCGCCGGGGCGCTCGGCGTCGATGACCGCGATGCCGTACGTGCCGACGACGCTCTTCAGCGTCTTCCTGACCGCCTCCTCCAGGGTCTCGTTCTCGTCGGCCGCGGCGGCGATCAGGTGGGCCAGGACCTCGGTGTCGGTGTCGGAGGCGAACGTAACGCCGTCGGCCACCAGCTTGGCGCGCAGCTCGGCGGCGTTCTCGATGATGCCGTTGTGCACGACCGCGATGCGCTGGTCGGCCGACAGGTGCGGATGCGCGTTCTCGTCACTCGGGACGCCGTGCGTGGCCCAGCGGGTGTGCCCGATGCCGAGGCCGCCCTTGAACCTGGCCGGCACGACCTTGGCGAGGTCGGCCACCCGGCCCTTGACCTTGCGGAGCTTCAGCCCCTTGTTGGACACCACGAGCCCGGCCGAGTCGTAGCCCCGGTACTCGAGCCGCTGCATGCCCTCCAGAAGGATGGGCGCGGCGTCCCTGGGGCCGACATAGGCCACGATTCCGCACATCGAGGTCTCCTCTTCGTTCGGTTGTCCGTCATCCGTAGACGATCCTGCGGAGCTGCCGCAGCGACAGCTCGGGCGCGGCCACGCGGCGGCCGCGTAATTCGGCGGCGATCCTGGGGAAGATCTCGTCGTTGGTGTGGCCGCGGGTCTTCAGCTCGCCGTGGCGGCGCCGGACGTACTCCTCGGCGGACTCGGAGAAGTACGACAGCACGTCGGCGACCACGCGGGCCGCCTCCCCCGGGCCGAGCGGGCTCGTCCGGGTGAGGTGGGCGATGAGGTCCTCGTAGGGATGCCGTGCCGTGGACACAGAGGAGGACACTACGCATCTGGAACGAGACACGCCAACATCCTGCCCGAAATCGGGCAGGTCTTAACTCTTCTCCTCCTGCACGGCCCCGGAGTCCGGACATCATCCGTATCATCCGTCCCGTCTGACACATCCCCTTCTGGGAACGGTTACGGTATGTAGTCACATCGTGACGTTCTTCGGGGGAGATGTCATGCACTTCTGGCTGGCCTGTCGGGTCACGCTGGCCGCCGTCCTCGCCGCCGGCACGCTCACCGCTCCGGGGACGGGCGCGGCCCGGGAGCTCCCGGCCGGGCGGCAGGGCGACTTCGCCGCCGCCGCGCGCGAGTTCGGGGTGCCGGAGAGCGTGCTGCTCGGGGTGGCCTACCTCGGCTCACGCTGGGACGCGCACGCGGGACGGCCCAGCACGGCCGGCGGGTACGGGCCGATGCACCTGGTCGACGCCCTGCCCGCGGCCGCGTTCACGATCGGCGACGCCCTGGGCGACGCCCGCGGCGACGACTCCCGGCCGATGCCGCCCAGGCCGGCCGTCGTGCCCGGCCCGCTGAGCGCCGCCGCCGAGCCGCAGAACACGACGCTGCCCGAGGCCGGGCGGCTCATCGGCGTCGACCCCGCCCGGCTGCGCGACGACCCGGCCGCCAACATCCGCGCCGGGGCCGCGCTGCTCGCCTCCTACCGCGGGGCCACCGGCGGCGACCCGGCCGACTGGTACGACGCCGTCGCCCGCTTCTCCGGCGCCGACGACCCGGCGGCGGCGCGGCAGTTCGCCGACGAGGTGTTCGCGGTGATCAGGGAGGGCATGCGGCGGCGCACCGACGACGGGTACGAGGTGCGCCTCGACCCGGTGCCCGGCCTGATGCCGCCGCGCGGGCCGCAGACCAAGTCGGCCGCCGAGCTCGACCCGCCGCCCGCCGCGCCGGCTCCCCCCGTCACGGACTACGACGCCGAGCCGCCCGAGCCCGCCGCCGAGCCCTCCCCGGACGGCTCCGGGACGTTCGAGCCGGGCGAGCTCGGCGCCGCCTCCGGCCGCTCCCCCGCGGCGGAGTGCCCCGCGAGCCTGGCCTGCGAGTGGATGCCGGCCGCCTTCAAGCGCTTCGGCAAGAAGGGCAACCAGGACTACGGCAACCACGACCGTCTGTACAGGACGCGCACGATCGACTACATCGTCGTCCACGACACCGAGGGCGGCTACCAGGGCATCCCGTCCATGATCCGCAACCCGAAGTACGTGAGCTGGCACTACACCATCCGCTCACGTGACGGCCACGTCGCCCAGCACGTCAAGACCAACGACCTGGCCTGGCACGCCGGCAACTGGGACGTCAACACCCGCTCGATCGGCGTCGAGCACGAGGGCTACCTGGCCAAGGGCGGCGCGTGGTACACCGAGGCGATGTACCGGGCGTCGGCCAAGCTGGTGCGCTACCTGGCCGACAAGCACGGCGTGCCGCTCAACCGGGCCCACATCCTCGGGCACGACAACGTGCCCGGCACCACCCCGAAGACGGTCGCCGGCATGCATGAGGACCCCGGGCCCTACTGGGACTGGGCCCACTACTTCGAGCTGATGGGCCGGCCGTTCAAGGGCGTCAAGGACGGCGGCTCGGTGCTGATCCGGCCGTCGTACGACGACAACCGGCCGCGCTTCACCGGCTGCGTCACCACGAAGGCCGGCAAGGACTGCCCGCCGCACGGCGCGGCCACGGTCTGGCTGCACACCGCGCCCAGCGACACCGCCGCGCTGGTCGCCGACGTCGGCAAGCACGGCGGCAAGGCCAGCTCCTACAGCGTGTACGACCACGCCGCCCGCGCCTCGACCGGCCAGCGCTTCGCGGTCGCCGACCGCCAGGGGGACTGGACGGCCATCTGGTACCTGGGGCAGAAGGCGTGGTTCCGCAACCCGGCCGACCGGCCGGCGGCGGTGCCCGCCAAGGGGCCGCTGGTCACGCCGCTGCGGGCGGGCACGAAGGTGTACGGGCGGGCGTACCCGGAGAAGTCGGCCTACACGCGGGCGGCGGCGCAGCCGCTGACGCCGCTCCAGTACCGGATCGGGCCGGGGCAGACGTACACGGTGGGCGACACGATCACCGGCTCCTACTACGCGGCGGGGGCGTTCAGCGCGTCCCGGCACGTCACGACGACCGGGACGATCCGCTACCACCAGATCCAGCTCGGCCACCGGATCGCGTTCGTCATGGCGAAGGACGTGCGGCTCGTCTCGTGAATTTCGGCCCGCGGGCCGCCGGGTGCGCACAGGCACTCCGCGGAGACGATATGGTTTTCCCGTGGCCCGGAGCACGCAGCCCGGGGCTCACGCGGAAGTGGCTCAGTGGTAGAGCATCACCTTGCCAAGGTGAGGGTCGCGGGTTCGAATCCCGTCTTCCGCTCGGAGCGAGACTCCTGGTGGAGTGGCCGAGAGGCGAGGCAGCGGCCTGCAAAGCCGTCTACACGGGTTCAAATCCCGTCTCCACCTCGCTGAACGGCGGACCCGCCAGGATCCGCTAAAGTAAGGGCAACGCCATGCGGAAGTGGCTCAGTGGTAGAGCATCACCTTGCCAAGG encodes:
- a CDS encoding tripartite tricarboxylate transporter substrate-binding protein, which gives rise to MRRRRFLACLLATSGIAAVPLAAGCGTQRVAGRMPGLRARFSINPAARRWSHVGQALVGAARAAGYETGAGTKVTVSGLAAMAAAELNQGQTLLDAATPLARLAGDVEVVVVPDNSRFKDFDDFAAHLVARPGETLLAGGPQGDPDHLLFGLIAKGIGADTRQVDYTGYPSSREAVAALLSGQAAAAAGALADWRESLGAGRVRALAVSCAHRVPEVDAPTLLESGVRVDFADWTAAFGPGGMPDDAREAAVRMCEEVTSSTGWLAACRAAGWVSIPLSGDDFVLWLAAEAGRTRAVLGDLGLVDSVRATTCGGSCGNGH
- a CDS encoding SAM-dependent methyltransferase, which gives rise to MRQFDQQRPNLARMYDYMLGGTDNFAVDRLAIEQLAELVPEAVPLARANRAFLQRAVRYVAAAGVRQFLDLGSGLPTQGSAHEVAPEARVVYVDHDPVVAAHAQALLAADAGRAVCVQADLLDADDVLAKAGAHLDLARPVGILLVSILHFLPDSARPDLAVARLRERAAPGSFLVISHATTLGRLEDEEHARGGYRGSSGGRGADRRPSEIRAFFGDLPFEPPGLVQAVDWRPDRPKLVGDWALPSSLMAGVARKIDQPPSA
- the glmS gene encoding glutamine--fructose-6-phosphate transaminase (isomerizing), whose translation is MCGIVAYVGPRDAAPILLEGMQRLEYRGYDSAGLVVSNKGLKLRKVKGRVADLAKVVPARFKGGLGIGHTRWATHGVPSDENAHPHLSADQRIAVVHNGIIENAAELRAKLVADGVTFASDTDTEVLAHLIAAAADENETLEEAVRKTLKSVVGTYGIAVIDAERPGEVVVARNGSPIVLGIGEKEMFAASDVAALIRYTRQVVHLEDGELAVLKADGFHTFASDARETAKEPLTVDWDAGHYDTGGYEHYLLKEISEQPETITRTMSGRLDERFHVAHLGGLNMDARETRSFRRVKIIGCGSAYYSGQIGAQLIEELARIPADAEPASEFRYRNPVVDPDTLYVAISQSGETYDTLAAVQELKRKGGRVIGIVNAVGSAIAREVDGGIYLHAGPEVSVASTKAFTSTAIAFALLALHLGRVRDLSPADGRRIVEGLRRLPGQISDILTQGDKIAELAQKYAHHPSMMFVGRVRGYPVAREGAQKLKEISYVHAEAYPASELKHGPLALIGPDMPTVAIVPDDELLDKNLTTLGEIRARGGEVLMVGHREPEAKLADDVIVVPKNEIELDPILLTIPLQLLAYHAAVALGRDVDKPRNLAKSVTVE
- a CDS encoding N-acetylmuramoyl-L-alanine amidase, which encodes MHFWLACRVTLAAVLAAGTLTAPGTGAARELPAGRQGDFAAAAREFGVPESVLLGVAYLGSRWDAHAGRPSTAGGYGPMHLVDALPAAAFTIGDALGDARGDDSRPMPPRPAVVPGPLSAAAEPQNTTLPEAGRLIGVDPARLRDDPAANIRAGAALLASYRGATGGDPADWYDAVARFSGADDPAAARQFADEVFAVIREGMRRRTDDGYEVRLDPVPGLMPPRGPQTKSAAELDPPPAAPAPPVTDYDAEPPEPAAEPSPDGSGTFEPGELGAASGRSPAAECPASLACEWMPAAFKRFGKKGNQDYGNHDRLYRTRTIDYIVVHDTEGGYQGIPSMIRNPKYVSWHYTIRSRDGHVAQHVKTNDLAWHAGNWDVNTRSIGVEHEGYLAKGGAWYTEAMYRASAKLVRYLADKHGVPLNRAHILGHDNVPGTTPKTVAGMHEDPGPYWDWAHYFELMGRPFKGVKDGGSVLIRPSYDDNRPRFTGCVTTKAGKDCPPHGAATVWLHTAPSDTAALVADVGKHGGKASSYSVYDHAARASTGQRFAVADRQGDWTAIWYLGQKAWFRNPADRPAAVPAKGPLVTPLRAGTKVYGRAYPEKSAYTRAAAQPLTPLQYRIGPGQTYTVGDTITGSYYAAGAFSASRHVTTTGTIRYHQIQLGHRIAFVMAKDVRLVS